Proteins from a single region of Ziziphus jujuba cultivar Dongzao chromosome 1, ASM3175591v1:
- the LOC107417671 gene encoding heavy metal-associated isoprenylated plant protein 47-like, protein MKQKVVMKVQMWSDKCRTKALKTAAVAPGVISVKIDGESKDKVVVTGDGVDAICLTTSLRKKVGHAILESVEEIKEEKKEEKKDDKKICYPYFPPAAYCELEDEDCKAKKICYPYFPPAAYCELFDPNPNPNACPFM, encoded by the exons atgaag CAAAAGGTCGTTATGAAGGTCCAAATGTGGTCCGATAAATGTAGAACCAAGGCCTTGAAGACTGCTGCAGTTGCACCAG GTGTGATATCGGTGAAGATAGATGGAGAAAGCAAAGATAAGGTGGTGGTGACTGGAGATGGAGTTGATGCAATTTGCTTGACCACATCCTTAAGAAAGAAGGTAGGCCATGCCATTCTAGAGAGTGTTGAAGAAatcaaagaagaaaagaaggaagagaaaaaagatGATAAAAAGATTTGTTATCCATACTTTCCTCCAGCTGCATACTGTGAACTAGAAGATGAAGACTGCAAAGCTAAAAAGATTTGTTATCCATACTTTCCTCCAGCTGCTTACTGTGAACTCTTTGATCCAAACCCAAACCCAAATGCTTGCCCCTTCATGTGA
- the LOC107404933 gene encoding BTB/POZ domain-containing protein At1g55760, whose translation MSDAYRVETTSRLAQWRIDNLASCTYRKSDPFKIGKWNWHLSVEKNRVLFVKLYPEISNLTRDNPPIASFIIRVVSSVGDRKALTHSEITDKQLKNNDDFVWAIEVPLTGKFIIDVEFLDLKTISPDGGEPCSIWADGFTQKRSNATALTSLGRMLTEGIHTDIIINVADGSIGAHRAVLAARSPVFRSMFSHDLKEKELSTINISDMSIESCQAFLNYIYGNIQHDEFLAHRLDLLRAADKYDIADLKEACHESLLEDIDAKNVLDRLQNASLYQLPKLKTSCMRYLVKFGKIFDICDDFNAFLLCAERELITEIFHEVLGAWKGF comes from the exons ATGAGCGATGCTTACAGAGTTGAGACGACGTCGCGCCTCGCCCAATGGAGGATCGACAATTTGGCTTCCTGCACTTACCGCAAATCCGATCCCTTCAAGATCGGCAAGTGGAACTG GCATTTATCTGTAGAGAAGAACAGAGTATTGTTTGTTAAACTGTACCCAGAGATATCAAACTTAACAAGGGACAATCCACCAATTGCATCTTTCATTATTCGAGTGGTCTCTTCGGTGGGTGATCGCAAGGCTTTGACTCATTCAG AAATAACAGACAAACAGCTTAAGAATAACGACGATTTTGTTTGGGCAATTGAGGTTCCTTTAACTGGAAAGTTTATCATTGACGTTGAATTCTTGGACTTGAAGACCATATCGCCTGAC GGTGGAGAACCTTGTTCCATCTGGGCTGACGGATTTACCCAAAAACGGTCAAATGCAACGGCTCTTACATCCCTTGGCCGAATGTTGACAGAAGGCATCCACACAGACATCATAATTAACGTTGCTGATGGAAGCATTGGAGCTCACCGTGCTGTTCTTGCTGCAAGATCACCTGTATTCCGCAGCATGTTTTCACATGACCTCAAAGAAAAAGAACTGTCCACAATAAACATCTCCGACATGTCAATAGAATCTTGTCAGGCTTTTCTCAATTACATTTACGGAAATATCCAACATGATGAATTTCTGGCTCACAGGCTAGATCTTCTACGTGCAGCTGATAAGTACGATATAGCTGACCTGAAAGAGGCTTGTCATGAGAGTCTTCTTGAAGATATTGATGCAAAGAACGTCCTTGATAGACTCCAAAATGCATCTCTTTATCAATTGCCAAAGCTGAAGACCAGTTGCATGCGGTATCTGGTGAAGTTCGGAAAGATATTTGACATCTGTGATGATTTCAATGCATTCTTGCTATGTGCAGAAAGGGAGTTGATAACAGAAATCTTCCATGAAGTTCTCGGTGCCTGGAAAGGTTTCTGA
- the LOC132804923 gene encoding uncharacterized protein LOC132804923 gives MIGVVARDHLGEVLKIRAVSFQCDIPELAEAYGILQGLILASEEGWTNLVCESDAKNIISSLNSSNLQLTHWSAEGILNDILLMQGLFQSVVFNWAPRQSNFLAHFVCNWCIRNYISGTFSASFFPSMFSYFVSQERGGEATSFV, from the coding sequence ATGATTGGGGTGGTTGCAAGGGATCATCTTGGTGAAGTCTTGAAAATCAGGGCGGTTTCTTTTCAATGTGATATTCCTGAACTTGCTGAGGCTTATGGAATTCTTCAAGGTCTGATCTTAGCCTCAGAGGAAGGTTGGACCAATCTCGTATGTGAATCTGATGCAAAAAACATCATCTCTAGCTTAAATAGTTCAAACTTGCAGCTCACGCACTGGTCAGCAGAAGGAATCTTGAACGATATTCTCTTGATGCAAGGCTTATTCCAGTCTGTGGTCTTTAACTGGGCTCCTAGGCAGTCTAATTTCCTGGCGCATTTTGTTTGTAATTGGTGCATTAGGAATTACATTTCTGGCACTTTCTCTGCTAGTTTCTTTCCTTCgatgttttcttattttgtttccCAGGAGCGTGGCGGTGAAGCCACCTCTTTTGTGTAA